The proteins below come from a single Geobacillus thermoleovorans genomic window:
- a CDS encoding ABC transporter ATP-binding protein, with translation MFLSIDRLSHTYLTKTNAVTALVDVSLSVEKGEFVSFLGPSGCGKTTLLSIIAGLIEPTEGTVLMEGRPLWPSGTAAPAARRAVGYMLQQDYLFPWKTIEENILLGLKITDTLTADTKERALALLAEIGLGGVELYYPSQLSGGMRQRAALVRTLATDPKLLLLDEPFSALDQQTKLKLEELVWATLRQYEKTAVLVTHDIEEAIAMSDRIFLFSPRPGRLVRTFVIPDELRCRPPLAARQQPSFPALFQSIWKEMEALESAQ, from the coding sequence ATGTTTCTTTCGATCGACCGCCTTTCGCACACGTATTTGACGAAAACGAACGCCGTCACCGCGCTTGTTGATGTGTCGCTGTCCGTCGAGAAAGGGGAGTTTGTCTCCTTTCTCGGCCCAAGCGGCTGCGGCAAAACGACGCTGCTATCCATCATCGCCGGATTGATCGAACCGACAGAAGGAACGGTGCTTATGGAAGGCCGACCGCTTTGGCCGAGCGGAACGGCCGCGCCGGCGGCGCGGCGCGCGGTCGGCTACATGCTTCAGCAAGACTATTTGTTTCCGTGGAAAACGATCGAAGAAAACATCCTTCTCGGGTTGAAAATCACCGACACGCTGACCGCTGACACGAAAGAACGAGCGCTCGCTCTGCTGGCCGAGATCGGCCTTGGCGGCGTCGAGTTGTATTACCCGAGCCAGCTGTCCGGCGGCATGCGCCAGCGCGCGGCGCTTGTGCGCACGCTCGCGACCGACCCGAAACTGTTGTTGCTCGACGAGCCGTTTTCCGCCCTCGACCAGCAGACGAAGCTGAAATTGGAAGAGCTCGTCTGGGCGACGCTGCGGCAATACGAAAAAACAGCCGTCTTGGTCACCCATGACATCGAAGAAGCCATCGCCATGAGCGACCGCATTTTCTTGTTTTCGCCGCGCCCCGGCCGCCTTGTGCGGACGTTTGTCATCCCAGATGAACTGCGCTGCCGCCCGCCGCTTGCCGCCCGCCAGCAGCCATCGTTTCCGGCGCTCTTTCAATCCATTTGGAAGGAGATGGAGGCCCTTGAATCCGCCCAATGA
- a CDS encoding ABC transporter permease produces MNPPNERIEALHTEYLTVLRKEQRIIRLWQTVLLVAFFAVWEAASRFHWVDPLLFSSPSAIAKLFVEKMSDHSLFAHTWATLFETLLGFFIGTAGGALIGALLWWFPRLAKTLDPYLVVFNAMPKVALGPILIVALGPGFTSIVAMGVVISIIITTIVVYSAFQEVDPNYLKVLRTFGATRYQCFQEAVLPASFPAIISTLKVNVGLAWVGVITGEFLVSKQGLGYLIIYGFQVFNFTLVLMSLLIVALLSTVMYQLVALIEKKWGNRR; encoded by the coding sequence TTGAATCCGCCCAATGAACGCATTGAAGCGCTGCACACAGAATACCTCACCGTCTTGCGCAAAGAACAGCGGATCATCCGCCTTTGGCAGACGGTGCTGCTTGTCGCCTTTTTCGCCGTCTGGGAAGCGGCAAGCCGCTTCCATTGGGTCGATCCCCTTCTATTTAGCTCTCCATCCGCCATCGCCAAGCTGTTTGTCGAAAAAATGAGCGATCACTCTCTATTCGCCCATACATGGGCGACGCTGTTTGAGACCTTGCTTGGATTTTTCATCGGCACAGCCGGCGGGGCGCTGATTGGCGCGCTTCTTTGGTGGTTTCCGCGTCTGGCGAAGACGCTTGATCCGTATTTGGTCGTGTTCAACGCCATGCCAAAAGTCGCCCTCGGGCCGATTTTGATCGTCGCTCTTGGACCGGGATTTACGTCGATTGTCGCCATGGGCGTCGTCATCTCCATCATCATCACGACGATCGTCGTCTATTCGGCGTTCCAAGAAGTCGATCCGAACTATTTGAAAGTATTGCGGACGTTCGGCGCCACCCGCTACCAATGCTTTCAAGAGGCGGTGCTGCCGGCGTCGTTCCCGGCGATCATTTCGACGTTGAAAGTAAACGTCGGCCTCGCTTGGGTCGGCGTCATCACCGGCGAGTTTCTCGTCTCGAAACAAGGGCTTGGGTATTTAATCATTTACGGCTTCCAAGTGTTCAACTTCACGCTTGTGTTGATGAGCCTGCTCATCGTCGCCTTGCTGTCGACCGTTATGTATCAGCTTGTCGCCTTGATCGAAAAAAAATGGGGAAACCGCCGCTAG
- the ytkD gene encoding RNA deprotection pyrophosphohydrolase — translation MHEFRDYYGHRVRLAFADHPFSPSPGHVWVICRYGGRWLLTDHPRRGLEFPGGKVEEGETAAEAAAREVMEETGGIVGRLEYIGQYEVEPDIVKNMYFADIAALVERGSYLETNGPVLLEALPDDIRADQRFSYFMKDDVLSLALAKLKQRGLID, via the coding sequence ATGCATGAATTTCGCGATTACTACGGACATCGCGTTCGGCTGGCCTTTGCGGATCATCCGTTTTCCCCCTCCCCCGGGCATGTATGGGTCATTTGCCGCTATGGCGGGCGATGGCTGTTGACGGATCATCCGCGCCGCGGCCTTGAGTTTCCCGGCGGCAAGGTGGAAGAAGGGGAAACAGCGGCGGAAGCCGCGGCCCGCGAAGTGATGGAAGAAACGGGGGGAATCGTCGGCCGGCTTGAATACATCGGCCAATATGAAGTGGAGCCGGATATCGTGAAAAACATGTATTTTGCCGACATCGCTGCGCTCGTCGAGCGGGGGTCGTATTTGGAAACGAACGGCCCAGTGCTGCTTGAGGCGCTGCCGGATGACATCCGCGCCGATCAGCGTTTCAGCTATTTCATGAAAGATGACGTGCTTTCACTGGCGCTTGCCAAGTTGAAACAGCGCGGGCTGATCGATTGA
- a CDS encoding phage holin family protein, translating to MNKPIPMVAVSLFGSFLSLFVGSVDSFVVILLALVIVDYLTGIAASAVEGKLSSQVGFRGIIRKLLIFVLVAASHLVDLAIGWNMHVIRDAIIFFYIANEFISIVENAGRAGVPIPSVLRKAIELLKDEIK from the coding sequence GTGAACAAGCCGATCCCGATGGTTGCCGTGTCGCTGTTCGGTTCGTTTCTGTCGCTGTTTGTCGGCAGCGTGGACTCATTTGTCGTGATTTTGCTTGCTTTGGTCATTGTCGACTACCTTACCGGCATTGCCGCCAGCGCGGTCGAAGGCAAGCTGTCAAGTCAAGTCGGCTTTCGCGGCATCATCCGCAAACTGTTGATTTTCGTTCTGGTGGCAGCATCGCATCTCGTCGATTTGGCCATTGGATGGAACATGCATGTAATCCGCGATGCGATCATTTTTTTCTATATCGCCAATGAGTTTATCTCGATTGTGGAAAACGCCGGCCGGGCGGGCGTTCCGATCCCGTCCGTGCTGCGCAAGGCGATCGAGCTGTTGAAAGATGAAATAAAATAA
- a CDS encoding Dps family protein, whose translation MATRLIDLVNKQIANWTVLYVKLHNYHWYVTGPQFFTLHEKFEELYNEAATHIDALAERLLALGGKPVATMKDCLEQASVKEAAGTETAEQMVASIVRDFETMIGELKEGMQLADEVNDETTGDMLLGIHRSLEKHVWMLKSFLGR comes from the coding sequence ATGGCAACTCGACTGATCGATCTTGTCAACAAGCAAATCGCCAACTGGACTGTTTTGTATGTGAAGCTGCACAACTACCATTGGTATGTCACCGGGCCGCAGTTTTTCACGCTGCATGAAAAATTCGAAGAGCTGTACAACGAAGCCGCGACCCACATTGACGCCCTGGCCGAGCGGCTGCTGGCGTTGGGCGGCAAGCCCGTGGCGACGATGAAAGACTGCCTCGAGCAGGCGTCCGTCAAAGAAGCGGCCGGGACGGAAACGGCCGAACAAATGGTGGCTTCGATTGTCCGTGACTTTGAAACGATGATCGGCGAATTGAAAGAAGGCATGCAGCTGGCGGATGAAGTGAACGATGAAACGACGGGGGATATGCTGCTTGGCATTCATCGCAGCTTGGAAAAACACGTCTGGATGTTGAAATCGTTCTTAGGACGATAA
- the ytzI gene encoding YtzI protein: protein MMYWTLVVCLIIAAVVLALAVVTTSKAYTYKHTVDPLPNERGSEQQAGPKQPQ, encoded by the coding sequence ATGATGTACTGGACGTTGGTTGTTTGCCTCATCATCGCCGCTGTCGTTCTCGCGTTGGCGGTCGTCACGACTTCCAAAGCGTACACGTACAAACATACGGTCGATCCGCTTCCAAACGAGCGCGGCAGCGAACAACAAGCCGGCCCGAAGCAGCCGCAGTAG
- a CDS encoding S-ribosylhomocysteine lyase: MPSPVESFELDHCAVKAPYVRHCGVHKVGSDGVVNKFDIRFCQPNKEAMDPAAIHTLEHLLAYTLRRHAAKYDHFDIIDISPMGCQTGFYLVVSGSPTVDEIIDLLEEAMKDALDATEVPAATERQCGQAKLHDLEAAKQLMRFWLSQEKEELKKVFG; the protein is encoded by the coding sequence ATGCCTTCACCGGTGGAAAGCTTTGAATTGGACCATTGCGCGGTCAAAGCGCCGTACGTTCGGCATTGCGGCGTTCACAAAGTCGGCAGCGACGGCGTCGTCAATAAGTTTGACATTCGCTTTTGCCAGCCGAACAAAGAAGCGATGGACCCGGCCGCGATTCATACGCTCGAACATTTGTTGGCGTATACGCTGCGCCGACATGCGGCGAAATATGATCATTTCGACATTATCGACATCTCGCCGATGGGCTGCCAAACTGGGTTTTATCTTGTCGTGAGCGGCTCGCCGACCGTGGACGAGATCATTGATTTGTTGGAAGAAGCCATGAAGGACGCGCTCGACGCGACGGAAGTGCCAGCCGCGACCGAGCGGCAATGCGGCCAAGCGAAGCTGCATGACCTAGAGGCGGCCAAACAGCTGATGCGCTTTTGGCTTTCGCAAGAGAAAGAAGAGTTGAAAAAGGTGTTTGGTTGA
- the yidD gene encoding membrane protein insertion efficiency factor YidD, whose protein sequence is MGQWLIWCIRFYQRFLSPLKPPTCRFYPTCSNYGIEAIRRFGALKGGWLTVKRILKCHPFHPGGFDPVPEPSRRLKKTK, encoded by the coding sequence ATGGGCCAATGGCTGATTTGGTGCATCCGCTTTTATCAACGCTTCCTTTCTCCGCTCAAGCCGCCGACATGCCGCTTTTATCCGACCTGCTCGAACTATGGCATCGAAGCGATCCGGCGCTTTGGCGCGCTCAAAGGGGGATGGCTGACGGTCAAGCGCATTTTGAAATGCCATCCGTTCCATCCGGGCGGTTTTGACCCCGTTCCTGAACCTTCTCGGCGTCTGAAAAAAACAAAATAG